In the genome of Ferrovibrio terrae, the window CCTGGTAGTCGAGCACGCGCGAGAAGACCACCTCCGCCGCCGCATCGGTGAAATAGCCGTCGGTGAAGACATGACCGCAGTCGGCGCAGGCCATCCAGGCCATCACCGGCTCCAGGATGGGATTGTAGAGCGGATGCAGCGTGCAGTTCGCTTCCAGGATCTTGCTGAAGCTGCGCGAGCCGCAGAGCGGACAGGTCTCGTAAGGGATGCGGGAGGTCACGGGATTAAGCCGCCGGGCAGTGCCGCGTCAGATTCGGGGCGTGACACGCGCGCCACTCACTCCGCCGCGTGTTCCTCGGCCGGCATATCCACCGGCACGCCGGGCTCGCTCTTCGAGCAGCGGATGGTCAGCGCGGTTTTCACATGCGCGACGTTCTGCAACGCCGTCAATTCGCGCGTCAAAAACGTCTGGTAGGCGTCCCAGTCGCGCGCCACGATCTTCAGGATGAAGTCGTTCTCGCCGGCCAGCATGTAGCATTCGCGCACCTGGGCCCAGCCGGCCACGGTCTGCTCGAAGGCCACCAGGTCATGCTCGGCCTGGCTGCTCAGGCCCACCATCGCAAACACCGTCACGCCATAGCCGAGCTGCTGCGGGTTCAGGTCGGCATGGTAGCCCTTGATATACCCGGCCTCCTCCAGCGCGCGCACGCGGCGCAGGCAGGGCGGGGCCGAAATGCCGACCCGCTGGGCGAGCTCGACATTGGTCATGCGGCCATCAGCCTGCAGATCGGCAAGAATCTTGCGGTCGATGAGATCGAGTTTGACGCGTTGCATGTAAATTTTCTCGGGATGGGAGGTTGACGCAATAATATTATAAAATTGAGCAAGATTCCAAGCCTCGAGAGCGAAATAAAATTGCGTATGGCGCGCGGCAGGCGGGACGGGATTGATATTAAGCTGCATGTTTCCTATATGTTCTTATTATCCTGCCTGCCATGTGCCGGCGGGGCGATAAGTCGTTGTTGGACAACTGAATCTGCCTGGCTGGCCGGGCCCGGGCGGCACGAAGCGCCACGAACACTGGCGAACCGCCACGAACGCTGGCGAACCGCCACGAACGCTGGCGAACGCCCACGAACACTGGCGAAGCGCCGCGAACGCTGGCGAACGCCCACGAACGCTGGCGAAGCGCTGCGAACGCTCACGAACCCGACTCAGCACGAACCGGACCTGAATCAGCCCCAACTGACCCGAATTGGTTTCGACCTCCCCGGGGGCGATGGCGTCCCGGACGGCCTTATGGAGACTACCGGGCGCGGTTATGACCGCCGTCACCGCCAGATCCCGAGGAAATCTTCCGGGCCGCGCTATATCGACTGGCATGAATCGCGAGTCGCACAGGATGTTTCACCGGGATTTCACTGGTGTGTCATTTGACCTTGGGCGCAGGCCGCGTCATTGCTGCGCTTTCGCTGCACAGCCGGCCTTTCCCTTGCACCTGATCCACCCGCTGTCATAATCCGAAACCGCTCGTTTTCAGCGTTTTAGCCTGCGCCGGAGTCGCAATCGTCCCATGGCCACCACCCATCGCACCAAGGTTCTCATTCTCGGTTCCGGCCCGGCCGGCCTGACGGCCGCCATCTACGCGGCGCGCGCCTCGCTGCAGCCGATCCTGGTGCATGGCCTGCAGCCGGGCGGCCAGCTCACCATCACCACTGATGTCGAGAATTATCCGGGCTTCGCCGAAACCATCCAGGGCCCCTGGCTGATGGAGCAGATGGAGGCGCAGGCCAAGCATGTCGGCACCACCATCATCAACGACTACATCGTGTCGGTCGATCTGTCGAAGCGGCCCTTCGTCGCCAAGGGCGATGGCGGCGATACCTACATCGCCGACACGCTGATCATCGCGACCGGCGCGCAGGCCAAGTGGCTCGGCCTGCCCAGCGAACAGATTTGGCAGGGCTTCGGCGTGTCGGCCTGCGCCACCTGCGACGGCTTCTTCTATCGCGGCAAGAAGGTCGTGGTTGTCGGCGGCGGCAATACCGCCGTCGAAGAAGCGCTGTATCTCACCAACCACGCCACCGAGGTGGTGCTGGTGCATCGTCGCGACAGCTTCCGCGCGGAAAAGATCCTGCAGCAGCGCCTGTTCGCCAATCCCAAGATCAGGGTGATCTGGGATCACACGGTCGATGAAATCCTCGGCGAAGAGGGCAAGGGCGTCACCGGCGTGCGGCTCAAGAACGTCAAGACCGGCGTCACGCAGGAGGTCGCTACCGACGGCTTCTTCGTCGCCATCGGCCATACGCCGAACACAGACCTGTTCAAGGGCCAGCTGCCGCTCGATTCAGAAGGCTACCTGACCACCAGGCCGGGCACGACGCAGACAACGGTCGCCGGCGTGTTCGCCGCCGGCGACGTGCAGGACAAGATCTATCGCCAGGCCGTCACGGCCGCCGGCACCGGCTGCATGGCAGCACTTGAAGCCGAGAAATTCATCGCGCATCACGCGCACAGCGACGCGTCGGCCGAAGCAGCCGACTGAAACGCAGCTGCAACTGCGTTCATAAGGGGGGGATATGTCGGCGCTTGACTGGGACAAGCTGCGCATTTTTCACGCGGTGGCGGAAGCCGGCAGCCTGACCCATGCCGGTGAGGCGCTGGGCCTGAGCCAGTCCGCCGTCAGCCGCCAGATCGGCGCGCTGGAATCGCAGCTCAATGCCACGCTGTTCCATCGTCATGCGCGCGGCCTGATCCTGACCGAACAGGGCGAGCTGCTGTATCGCACCGCGCGCGACATCTTCGCGCGTCTTGCGGTGACGGAAGCCATGATCGCCGACGCCAAGGACAAGCCGTCGGGCGAGCTGAAGGTCACCACCACGGTGGCATTCGGCACGATCTGGCTGGCGCCGCGGCTCAAGGAGTTCATGGACCTCTATCCCGATATCCGCATCGAGATGGTGGTGGACGATCGCGAACTCGATCTCTCCATGCGCGAGGCCGATGTGGCGATCCGCATGTGGAAGCCGACCCAGGCCGACCTGATCCACCGCAAGCTGCTGACCGTGCACAACCACGTCTATGCCTCGGTCGATTACGTCACGCGCCGCGGCACGCCGCAGAGCATCGAGGACATCGACAAGCATCATGTCATCGTCTACGGCGAAGAAGCGCCGGCGCATTTCAACAACATCAACTGGCTGCTCAAGGTCGGCGATCCGGCCGTGCCGCGCGACCCGATCCTCACCGTCAACAATGTTTATGGCGTGATGCAGTCGGTCGCCAGCGGGCTGGGCATCGCTGCGTTGCCCGACTACATGGTGGAAGGCAATCCGCGCATCGTGCGCGTGATGCCCAATGTCGACGGCCCCAGCTTCGACACGTATCTCGTCTATCCTGAAGAACTGCGCAACACCAAACGCCTTGCCGTATTTCGCGACTTCCTGCTGCGCAAGGTGGCGGACTGGCGTTACTGAGCATGGACCGTAAACCGGACATGGTTGGCGGCGGCATGGCCCGGCGCAACGAGTTGCTGGTGCGTGTGCGCCAGCCGCTCGATATGGCGCTGCAGGTGCTGGCCGCCCTGGCGGTGGCGCTGCTGCTCGCCGACTTCCTCTCAGCAGGGCTGCGGATCGGCTATCTGGTCGCCACCGTCGCCGTCGCGGGCCTGCAATTCCTCACCCATCGCAGCTTCATGGCGGATCGCGACCGGCGCAGCCACGCACAGGCCTGGCGCTGGCGTCTGATGGCGGTCTACGGCCTGAACGGCGCGCTGTTCGGCGCCACCGCCGCCATTATTGTACGGCTGCCCTACGAAGGCGCGCCGCTGCTGGCGCTGCTCTGCGTGCTCGGCATGATCAGTTCGGTCAGCCTCACAGTTGCCGTGCAGTTCGCCGTCTCGGCCACGGTGATCCTGCTCAGCGCGTTGCCGGCGGTGATCTCGCTGCTGCTGGCCGATACGCAGGACCAGCGGCTGCTCGCCGGGGCCGGCGTCATCGTCATCGTGCTGCTGCTGAGTTTCGCGCGCCGGCTCAACCGCTATTTCCATCGCACCACCGAACTGGTCGAGCGTCTGCGGCAGATGCTGCAGGACCGCACGCGCAGCAGCAACGATGCCGAAGCCGCGCAGCGCCGCCTGCGCCAGATCCTGGACACCGCACCATTCCCCATCGTGGTGGCGCGGCGCAGTGATGGCGCCTTCCTCTACAGCAACCGCCCGGCCGCCGAACTCTTCGGCATCGAGGACGGCGATCCGGGGGCGGCGCCGCGCTTCGTGCTGGATCCGGCGCATCGCG includes:
- the trxB gene encoding thioredoxin-disulfide reductase, whose amino-acid sequence is MATTHRTKVLILGSGPAGLTAAIYAARASLQPILVHGLQPGGQLTITTDVENYPGFAETIQGPWLMEQMEAQAKHVGTTIINDYIVSVDLSKRPFVAKGDGGDTYIADTLIIATGAQAKWLGLPSEQIWQGFGVSACATCDGFFYRGKKVVVVGGGNTAVEEALYLTNHATEVVLVHRRDSFRAEKILQQRLFANPKIRVIWDHTVDEILGEEGKGVTGVRLKNVKTGVTQEVATDGFFVAIGHTPNTDLFKGQLPLDSEGYLTTRPGTTQTTVAGVFAAGDVQDKIYRQAVTAAGTGCMAALEAEKFIAHHAHSDASAEAAD
- a CDS encoding Lrp/AsnC family transcriptional regulator, whose translation is MQRVKLDLIDRKILADLQADGRMTNVELAQRVGISAPPCLRRVRALEEAGYIKGYHADLNPQQLGYGVTVFAMVGLSSQAEHDLVAFEQTVAGWAQVRECYMLAGENDFILKIVARDWDAYQTFLTRELTALQNVAHVKTALTIRCSKSEPGVPVDMPAEEHAAE
- a CDS encoding LysR family transcriptional regulator, which codes for MSALDWDKLRIFHAVAEAGSLTHAGEALGLSQSAVSRQIGALESQLNATLFHRHARGLILTEQGELLYRTARDIFARLAVTEAMIADAKDKPSGELKVTTTVAFGTIWLAPRLKEFMDLYPDIRIEMVVDDRELDLSMREADVAIRMWKPTQADLIHRKLLTVHNHVYASVDYVTRRGTPQSIEDIDKHHVIVYGEEAPAHFNNINWLLKVGDPAVPRDPILTVNNVYGVMQSVASGLGIAALPDYMVEGNPRIVRVMPNVDGPSFDTYLVYPEELRNTKRLAVFRDFLLRKVADWRY